The following proteins are encoded in a genomic region of Streptomyces lunaelactis:
- a CDS encoding metallophosphoesterase family protein — translation MAPANLLGISDLHVSHPENRKIVENLRPTADDDWLLVAGDVGELTEDIEWALSTLRDHFAKVGGAPGNHELWTPREDPVQLRGEERYRYLVDLCRGMDILTPEDPYAVWDGAGGPVTVAPLFVLYDYSFRTPTAVTKEAALEKAYEKGVVCTDEFLLHPDPYPSREAWCDARVRESEQRLAACDPDLPTVLVNHYPLVRHPTRILYHPEFAQWCGTVRTADWHRRFRARSVVYGYLHIPRTTWHDGVCFEEVFVGYPREWRRPGHLRDAPRRVLPETRTP, via the coding sequence ATGGCCCCGGCGAACCTGCTCGGCATCAGCGATCTGCACGTCAGCCATCCGGAGAACCGGAAGATCGTGGAGAACCTGCGGCCGACGGCGGACGACGACTGGCTGCTGGTCGCCGGTGATGTCGGGGAGCTGACCGAGGACATCGAGTGGGCTCTGAGCACGCTGCGCGACCACTTCGCGAAGGTCGGCGGGGCGCCGGGCAACCATGAGCTGTGGACGCCCCGCGAGGACCCGGTGCAGCTCCGGGGCGAGGAGAGATACCGCTACCTGGTGGACCTGTGCAGGGGGATGGACATCCTCACCCCGGAGGACCCCTACGCAGTGTGGGACGGGGCGGGCGGCCCGGTGACGGTGGCGCCGCTGTTCGTGCTCTACGACTACAGCTTCCGTACGCCGACCGCCGTGACCAAGGAAGCAGCGCTGGAGAAGGCGTACGAGAAGGGAGTGGTGTGCACGGACGAGTTCCTTCTCCACCCGGACCCCTATCCCAGCCGCGAGGCCTGGTGCGACGCCCGGGTGCGGGAGAGCGAACAGCGCCTCGCCGCGTGCGACCCCGACCTGCCCACGGTGCTGGTCAACCACTATCCGCTGGTGCGCCATCCGACCCGGATCCTGTATCACCCTGAGTTCGCGCAGTGGTGCGGCACCGTGCGGACGGCCGACTGGCACCGCCGGTTCCGCGCCCGGTCGGTGGTGTACGGCTATCTGCACATCCCCCGGACGACCTGGCACGACGGCGTGTGCTTCGAGGAGGTGTTCGTCGGCTATCCGCGCGAGTGGCGCCGCCCCGGCCACCTGCGCGACGCCCCCCGTCGTGTGCTGCCCGAGAC